A stretch of Macrobrachium rosenbergii isolate ZJJX-2024 chromosome 12, ASM4041242v1, whole genome shotgun sequence DNA encodes these proteins:
- the LOC136844089 gene encoding craniofacial development protein 2-like: protein MIRIGTLNVGSMTGKSREVAEMMNTRRVDILFVQETRWRGNKAKEIGGGCKLLYSGADENGRSGVGIIVNSELKEKVVEVKRSGSRIMKVKLMLSEEVLNVISAYAPQAGCDEEEKSLFWRELDEVLTSISEERESCIGWRLEWTYRYR from the coding sequence ATGATTAGAATTGGGACACTAAATGTGGGTAGTATGACAGGAAAGAGTAGAGAGGTGGCGGAGATGATGAATACGAGGAGAGTTGACATCTTGTTTGTGCAAGAAACAAGGTggagagggaacaaggcaaaggaaataggaggaggatgtAAGCTCCTGTACAGTGGAGCAGACGAGAATGGTAGAAGTGGAGTAGGCATCATTGTAAAcagtgaactgaaggaaaaagtggtagaagtCAAAAGAAGTGGTAGTCGGATAATGAAGGTCAAATTAATGTTATCAGAAGAAGTCCTAAATGTGATAAGTGCTTATGCCCCACAAGCTGgatgtgatgaggaagagaagtcACTGTTTTGGCGGGAGTTGGATGAAGTATTAACATCAATctcagaggaaagagagagttgTATTGGGTGGAGACTTGAATGGACATATAGGTACAGAtag